Genomic DNA from Persephonella sp.:
CCTCTTCTCTAACACTTGGAATATACCATCTGTCTAAAAAAGAGTTTCCCATTTCTTGACTTAAAGGAATGTTGTATTTTTTGATTAAACTCTGATAAATCTTTAAAAACTCATTCTGTTTTTCTATTAGATAATCTTTACTGATTTTTTCGTCTCTAAACTTTCTCTTAAATTCTGGTGATGGAAAATTAATTTTATTAAACTCTTCAAGTTGCTTTTTTAGTTCCTTTTCAAACTCTAAAATATGGCTGTTCTTTTCATAAGTTGTCAAAATTTTTAAAGTCTCATTTATTATTTTCTGAAGTTCCACCAAATTAATATTTGCAAACTTAACTTCTGTTATTATTGTATTGAATTTGGAAATATCAATCCCAATACTGTGAATATTCATCTCGTTAGCTTGTATTAGGGTGGTTCCACTTCCTACAAATGGGTCTAAAACTATATCCCCTTCCTTAAAATACCTTTTTAGGAAATATTCAACCAGTTGCGGAATAAACTTTCCTTTATAGGGGTGTAGTCTGTGAACATGTTTTGTTCTTTCCCTTTCTGGTATCCAGTCAAAGGAAAGCTCCCAATTTATTTCTTTACCTAACTTCTCTTTTATCTTTTTTTCTTTATTTAAAATATTTTTGTCATAATATTCCTTTAACTCTTCTAATGAGATTAGTATTTTGCCTTTCTTTTCATACTTTTTTATTTTTCCATAACTTATTAAATAAGAAATGTTGCTTTCTGTGATTTCTCTGTCCAAAAACCTACTTGCCCACTTAGAAGCTTCTTTTATTGTTAACAAATTTTTCTCTAATAGTTTCATAATTTAATCTACCCTTACAACAATCTTTCCAAAAAACTGTCTGCTTAAGAGTTTTTTGTAGGCATCTTTTACATTTTCAAGATCAAAAACTGAATCAATTATAGGTTTTAGTTTGTTTGGAAAGAACTTAAGATAATGGGCAACCTCCCCTTTTGTTCCCATATAAACGCCGTGTATCTTCAGGTTTTTACCAAATATTTTTCTAAGTTCTACTGTGGCTTCACCTCCTGTTGTTGCACCAAATGTGATTACAGACCCTCCCCTTTTTGCACACTCAATAGAACGGGCAAAAGTTTCCTGACCGATGTGATCAACAACAATATCACACATATTTCCTTCTGTTATCTGTTTTACAGCTTCAAAAAAGTCAATATTTTTGTAGTTTATTATAAAATCAGCCCCTACGGATCTTGCTTTTTCAACCTTCCAGTCGTCTCCAACTGTAGTTATAACTGTAGCACCGAAAAGTTTTGCTATCTGTATTCCAGCTGTTCCAACACCGCTTCCTCCCCCATGTATCAAAACGGTGTCTCCTACCTTTATACCTCCTCTCGTAACAAGAGAATGCCACATGGTTGTGTATGTTATACCTATTGATGCAGCTTCTTCAAAAGATAGACCTTCAGGTATTTTAAAAACATTCAGATAGGGCACTTTTACATATTCTGCAGAAACACCGTTGTTTAAAACCCCAAGAAGAAAATAATTTCGGCACAGATTGTCCTGACCGGACAGACATTTTTCACACACACCGCATGACAAACCTGGATAAACAATAACCTTATCTCCAGGTTTAATGTGTTTAACTGCTTTACCGACCTTTTCAACTACGCCGGAAGCATCAGAACCAAAAATATGGGGCATGGGTATCTGGGCAGGGTACTTTCCTTCCATTACCCATATATCAAGGTGATTAAGTGAAAAAGCCTTAACTTTTACAAGAACCTCATCTTCTTTGATCTCAGGATCAGGCATGATACCTATCTTTATATTCTCATAACTACCGTGCTGTGTGTAGAAGGCTGCTTTCATCTTTTATCCTCCAACAAATTCCTATAGATACAATTTTATACCGAAAATTAGGGTATAATAACACTAAAAACAATTTATAGGGGAATAAGTATTGAAAGCTGATCTGAGATGGAAGTTGATTGTAATATTTGGTGTTCTGGTAGCTGCTGTCTATGTTATATTCTCAAAACCTGTAAAATTAGGGCTGGATCTTCAAGGTGGAATGAGTATAGTCCTTGAGGTTGATGTTGAGCATGTTATCAAAACCCAGTATAAACAGCTTGCTCAGGATATCAGAAAAAAACTTAAAGAGAACAATATTGATGTTTTAGGGATAAAGGTTTCTGATCAAGGGATTTTAATTTCACTGCTTGACCCGTCTTTTGGAGAAAAGGCTCTAAAGATAATAAATGATAACTTTCCTCAGATTAAAGCAGATCTGTCTGATGGTGTTCTTTCGGTTTCCTTTTCTGAATGGGAATTAAACCGTATAAAAAAGATGACTGTTCAGCAGGCTGTTGAGACCATTAGAAACAGGATTGATGAGTTTGGTAAGCTGAATGCAAATGTTTCTAAACTTGGGGATAGAAGGATACTTGTTGAAATTCCTGGTGTGGTTGATCCTGAAAGGGCGAAAGCCATTATAGGAAAGACAGCCCAGCTTGAACTCCTTGAGGTTGTTGATTCCGCCTTTAGTAAGGAAGAATTACTGAAAAGGTATCCTGATGGTATTCCTGAAGGGACTAAAATACTTGAAGGTCTGCCTGAGAGGATAAATGGGAGAGAGATAAAAGAATGGTTTCTGGTTAAAGACACCCCTATAGTTACAGGATCACAGTTGAAAGATGCAAGGGCTTCTGTTGATTCAAGGGGTAAACCTGCCGTTAATTTTGAGCTTACAGACGAAGGAGCTGAGATATTCGGTGAAGCAACGGCAAAAATGATAGGAAAAAGGCTTGCTATAGTTCTTGATAACAAAGTCGTCTCTGCACCGGTTGTAAGATCAAGAATATCTAAATCCGGTCAGATAACAGGAGATTTTACACCTGAAGAGGCTGCTGATCTTGCTGTTGTTTTAAGAGCAGGTGCTCTTCCAGCTCCTGTTCATATTCTTGAAGAGAGAGTAATAGGACCAACCCTCGGGAAAGATTCTATAGAAAAAACCCTTAAAGCAGGTATTTTTGCTCTTATTCTTGTTGGGCTTTTTATGATCTGGAGGTATGCAATATCAGGTTTTATCTCTGTAGTATCTCTTATATTTAACGGAATTCTTTTGTGGGGAGCAATGGCATTCCTTGAGGTAACCCTAACGCTACCCGGTATTGCAGGAATTATCCTTAATATTGGTATGGCTGTTGATGCGAATGTGATAATCTTTGAGAGAATAAAAGAGGAACTTAAAAAAGGCAGAACCTTAAGGGTTGCTCTTGAAGAAGGTTTTAGAAGGGCATGGGACGCCATTTTAGATGCCCAGATAACTACTCTAATAGCCGCTTTTGTTCTATTCCAGTTTGGAACAGGACCTTTGAAAGGATTTGCTGCCACCCTTTCTATCGGAACGGTTACATCAATATTTACAGCT
This window encodes:
- the secD gene encoding protein translocase subunit SecD, translating into MKADLRWKLIVIFGVLVAAVYVIFSKPVKLGLDLQGGMSIVLEVDVEHVIKTQYKQLAQDIRKKLKENNIDVLGIKVSDQGILISLLDPSFGEKALKIINDNFPQIKADLSDGVLSVSFSEWELNRIKKMTVQQAVETIRNRIDEFGKLNANVSKLGDRRILVEIPGVVDPERAKAIIGKTAQLELLEVVDSAFSKEELLKRYPDGIPEGTKILEGLPERINGREIKEWFLVKDTPIVTGSQLKDARASVDSRGKPAVNFELTDEGAEIFGEATAKMIGKRLAIVLDNKVVSAPVVRSRISKSGQITGDFTPEEAADLAVVLRAGALPAPVHILEERVIGPTLGKDSIEKTLKAGIFALILVGLFMIWRYAISGFISVVSLIFNGILLWGAMAFLEVTLTLPGIAGIILNIGMAVDANVIIFERIKEELKKGRTLRVALEEGFRRAWDAILDAQITTLIAAFVLFQFGTGPLKGFAATLSIGTVTSIFTALFVTKVFLDIVLGGKKSLKFAF
- a CDS encoding DNA methyltransferase, which codes for MKLLEKNLLTIKEASKWASRFLDREITESNISYLISYGKIKKYEKKGKILISLEELKEYYDKNILNKEKKIKEKLGKEINWELSFDWIPERERTKHVHRLHPYKGKFIPQLVEYFLKRYFKEGDIVLDPFVGSGTTLIQANEMNIHSIGIDISKFNTIITEVKFANINLVELQKIINETLKILTTYEKNSHILEFEKELKKQLEEFNKINFPSPEFKRKFRDEKISKDYLIEKQNEFLKIYQSLIKKYNIPLSQEMGNSFLDRWYIPSVREEAQKILNIIQNVKDENIKKTLMVILSRTVRSVRATTHMDLDRLKEPQYTPYYCYKHFKICKPVFSLIPMFKKYAKDTVKRLAEYKNLKTNAYQEVLTGD
- a CDS encoding zinc-binding dehydrogenase, which encodes MKAAFYTQHGSYENIKIGIMPDPEIKEDEVLVKVKAFSLNHLDIWVMEGKYPAQIPMPHIFGSDASGVVEKVGKAVKHIKPGDKVIVYPGLSCGVCEKCLSGQDNLCRNYFLLGVLNNGVSAEYVKVPYLNVFKIPEGLSFEEAASIGITYTTMWHSLVTRGGIKVGDTVLIHGGGSGVGTAGIQIAKLFGATVITTVGDDWKVEKARSVGADFIINYKNIDFFEAVKQITEGNMCDIVVDHIGQETFARSIECAKRGGSVITFGATTGGEATVELRKIFGKNLKIHGVYMGTKGEVAHYLKFFPNKLKPIIDSVFDLENVKDAYKKLLSRQFFGKIVVRVD